One uncultured Pseudodesulfovibrio sp. genomic window carries:
- a CDS encoding helix-turn-helix transcriptional regulator, with translation MTSQFESIAHLGERLRAYRIGKNLTPEKVAQQAGISRAAIYRYESGQPIRVDVLGKIADLLQVSLESLLGVGVEYCSSALAFFERMRQLEETTEQLSVLFGPISYLLTTDDYDQVLADVLAESIPLDVDDREQSLLEIEKILKILKARKKSYRERKPHIISLISAAELEFFCRTGFVGCNNPQGVNLQDRIKTAKREVLNIIDLLREQPMGVQIGVLVDSAPGASFQIFKQARHSEVAVSPYKLGSFANVRIGVATISSAPESIRLHNDLTRQLWERSLKGENAVRYLRDAIDL, from the coding sequence ATGACCTCTCAATTCGAATCTATCGCGCACCTTGGTGAACGGCTTCGGGCTTACAGGATCGGTAAAAACCTGACGCCCGAAAAGGTGGCGCAACAGGCAGGCATCTCCCGCGCAGCCATATACCGCTATGAATCAGGCCAGCCTATCCGTGTCGACGTTCTGGGAAAGATCGCCGACCTGCTGCAGGTCTCCCTCGAGTCGCTGCTCGGCGTGGGCGTGGAGTACTGTTCCTCCGCCCTGGCCTTCTTCGAGCGGATGCGCCAGCTGGAAGAGACCACCGAACAGCTGAGCGTACTATTCGGTCCCATATCCTATTTATTGACCACTGACGACTATGATCAGGTCCTGGCCGACGTCTTGGCCGAGAGCATCCCGTTGGACGTGGACGACAGGGAACAGTCCCTTCTCGAAATCGAGAAAATTCTCAAGATTCTCAAAGCCAGGAAGAAAAGCTACCGGGAACGCAAGCCGCACATCATCAGCCTGATCTCCGCGGCCGAGCTCGAGTTCTTTTGCAGGACCGGCTTCGTCGGCTGCAACAATCCCCAAGGCGTCAATTTGCAGGACCGTATCAAGACGGCCAAACGTGAGGTCCTGAACATCATCGACCTGCTCCGGGAGCAGCCGATGGGGGTGCAGATCGGCGTGCTGGTCGATTCAGCCCCGGGCGCGAGCTTTCAGATATTCAAGCAGGCCAGACATTCCGAAGTGGCGGTCAGTCCCTACAAACTGGGGTCTTTCGCCAACGTCCGCATCGGTGTGGCCACCATCTCGTCGGCTCCGGAATCCATCCGGCTGCACAATGACCTGACCCGCCAGCTCTGGGAGCGCAGTCTGAAGGGCGAAAACGCCGTGCGCTATCTTCGGGATGCCATCGATCTCTGA
- a CDS encoding glycosyltransferase family 4 protein, which translates to MSLKIGFLTERLLLGFGVDLVAHQQGRYLIERGHEVEVFCLTADATVDRPYKVTNLTNCDGFVLTGSISSNLLILAEFINRQDIDIWVVHTSPFYEVIPLLKRPVIAIEYGTPPSSFFAPEIGRNLDFAVSYRFKHIFPRFRDQDKILSISGSIQNWLPPSVHRFAEVLYLGSNHYPEAEGSDAQRFRRALGIADDAVAMLWVGRIQVTEDQQPYKGFADFIQLAERLRAAEPELEIVVVGRGDKEAEAYLEERGLIPCLNLPEADMGSAYKACDVLVNTSQWEGFNLPLIESQFQGTPVVAYRHGPHPEVVQDGSTGFLVSSSEEMENAALSLVRDSGLREKLGQRARVFAREFSWQKNGQELERIIMKSVSTAASDGRKDSPAIAVSGWRRYAFLVMDTYIRYGLMDVARRTVKSFCGRLAVMLQRRAV; encoded by the coding sequence ATGTCGTTGAAAATTGGATTTCTGACCGAGCGGCTCTTGCTGGGGTTTGGCGTTGATCTTGTTGCGCACCAGCAGGGGCGTTATCTGATCGAACGCGGGCATGAGGTCGAAGTGTTCTGCTTGACCGCCGATGCAACCGTTGATCGCCCGTATAAAGTCACAAACCTGACGAATTGCGATGGTTTTGTCCTGACAGGGTCAATCTCGTCCAATCTTCTGATTCTTGCGGAATTTATCAACCGTCAGGATATCGATATCTGGGTCGTCCATACCTCGCCTTTTTACGAGGTCATTCCACTCCTGAAGCGACCCGTGATAGCCATTGAATACGGTACGCCGCCTTCCTCGTTTTTTGCTCCGGAAATAGGGCGCAACCTCGATTTTGCGGTTTCGTATAGGTTCAAGCATATTTTCCCTCGTTTCCGTGACCAGGACAAAATCCTTTCCATCTCCGGGAGCATTCAGAATTGGTTGCCGCCTTCGGTGCATCGATTCGCGGAAGTGCTGTACCTCGGCAGCAACCATTATCCTGAAGCGGAAGGCAGTGACGCACAACGTTTTCGTCGGGCCCTGGGTATTGCCGATGATGCCGTTGCGATGCTCTGGGTTGGGCGTATTCAGGTCACCGAAGATCAACAGCCCTACAAGGGGTTTGCCGATTTCATCCAACTTGCGGAGCGTCTTCGTGCTGCCGAGCCGGAACTTGAGATCGTGGTTGTCGGGAGAGGGGATAAGGAGGCGGAAGCGTACCTTGAGGAGCGCGGTCTCATTCCCTGTTTGAATCTTCCTGAGGCCGACATGGGGAGCGCCTACAAAGCGTGTGACGTGCTCGTTAACACCTCGCAATGGGAAGGATTCAACCTCCCTTTGATCGAATCACAATTTCAAGGTACGCCGGTAGTTGCCTATCGGCATGGGCCGCATCCCGAAGTTGTGCAGGATGGTTCGACGGGCTTTCTCGTTTCCTCCAGTGAAGAGATGGAGAATGCCGCCCTGTCCCTTGTGCGAGACTCCGGTTTGCGGGAAAAACTTGGTCAGCGGGCGCGTGTCTTCGCACGGGAGTTCTCCTGGCAGAAAAACGGCCAGGAGTTGGAGCGGATCATTATGAAATCCGTGTCCACTGCCGCATCTGACGGCAGGAAGGATTCTCCGGCGATCGCTGTTTCGGGATGGCGGCGGTATGCGTTTCTCGTCATGGACACCTATATCCGTTATGGCTTGATGGATGTGGCAAGACGAACTGTAAAATCCTTTTGCGGACGATTGGCGGTCATGCTGCAAAGAAGGGCTGTATGA
- a CDS encoding cytochrome c3 family protein, producing MKKIFIMCLLCVCFTAVWAFAQAELTPSIEAPDDDLEINVIQGRSTRDLGVTFNHSSHEGIDCFTCHHKNTVADTPESCANCHTDTAPDAQGSKSYFRAMHVKSEGHASCLSCHQEEFSGDKDMTGCANSACHPNGLY from the coding sequence ATGAAAAAAATATTCATCATGTGCCTGCTGTGTGTATGTTTCACCGCAGTGTGGGCATTTGCCCAGGCAGAGTTGACACCGTCCATTGAAGCACCGGACGATGACCTTGAAATCAATGTCATCCAGGGCCGCAGCACCCGTGATCTGGGAGTGACCTTCAACCACTCCAGCCACGAGGGAATCGACTGCTTCACCTGCCACCACAAGAATACCGTGGCGGACACCCCGGAGTCCTGCGCGAACTGTCACACCGACACCGCGCCCGACGCCCAGGGGTCCAAGTCCTACTTCCGTGCGATGCATGTCAAAAGCGAAGGCCATGCCTCCTGTCTCTCCTGTCACCAGGAGGAATTCTCCGGGGACAAGGATATGACCGGCTGCGCAAACTCCGCTTGCCATCCGAACGGTTTGTACTAG
- a CDS encoding GDP-mannose 4,6-dehydratase, translating to MGKSGPINDRDHETRQKLTVLDFIMATPVSSSGTSKVALITGITGQDGAYLAQSLLAKQYKVVGTTRSTEDRNLWRLKALGIERQVECRVFASFTVDSFRQLVEETECVEIYCLAAQSSVGRSLEEPYPTITSIVFDTSVILEALRLAKRKVKVFFPCSSEVFGANEGNPIDESTVFNPANPYSAARVATYYLIREYRNRYNLHLVIGFLSNHESPLRGDDFVTRKIVKTACDIFEGKTNVLELGNIDIVRDWGWAPEYVEAMWLMLRSDLCKDYIIATGRSFALKEFLGAVFGVLKMDWEKYIRINPKFMRSNDHAVLRVNPAAIMKDLQWQAKMDALDVAVRMTEEELRARGI from the coding sequence ATGGGGAAGAGTGGCCCCATCAACGATCGCGATCATGAAACGCGTCAGAAACTAACAGTATTGGATTTCATTATGGCGACACCGGTTTCCTCTTCAGGGACATCTAAAGTGGCCCTGATCACAGGGATCACCGGGCAGGACGGGGCGTACCTGGCTCAATCCTTACTTGCGAAACAGTACAAGGTGGTAGGGACAACTCGGAGCACTGAGGATCGTAATCTTTGGCGTTTGAAGGCGCTGGGGATTGAACGGCAGGTCGAGTGTCGAGTTTTCGCCTCCTTTACCGTGGACTCCTTTCGTCAGTTGGTTGAGGAAACAGAATGTGTGGAGATATATTGCCTGGCCGCACAAAGCTCTGTGGGACGTTCTCTTGAGGAGCCGTACCCAACAATTACAAGTATCGTTTTCGATACGTCAGTGATTCTTGAAGCGCTCCGTCTTGCAAAGAGAAAGGTCAAAGTTTTCTTCCCCTGCTCCAGTGAGGTCTTTGGTGCGAATGAGGGGAATCCGATAGATGAAAGTACTGTATTCAATCCCGCAAACCCATATTCTGCAGCCAGGGTTGCTACGTATTATCTGATTCGTGAATACCGGAATCGCTACAATCTGCATCTCGTGATAGGCTTTTTGTCCAATCATGAGTCTCCGCTGAGGGGAGATGATTTCGTTACACGGAAGATAGTAAAAACCGCCTGTGATATTTTTGAAGGCAAAACCAATGTTTTGGAATTGGGTAACATTGACATAGTCAGGGATTGGGGGTGGGCCCCTGAGTATGTTGAAGCCATGTGGCTGATGCTGCGATCCGATCTATGCAAGGACTATATCATTGCCACGGGCAGAAGCTTCGCGCTCAAAGAGTTCTTGGGTGCTGTTTTCGGCGTGTTGAAAATGGATTGGGAAAAATACATAAGGATCAATCCAAAATTCATGCGGTCGAATGATCATGCCGTACTGAGGGTGAATCCAGCAGCCATCATGAAAGACCTCCAATGGCAGGCAAAAATGGATGCTTTGGATGTTGCCGTGCGCATGACGGAAGAAGAATTGCGAGCAAGGGGTATTTAA
- a CDS encoding 4Fe-4S dicluster domain-containing protein, whose translation MTGKSFFVDLSLCTACRGCQVACKQWKNLPAEKTRNVGSHQNPQDLSFHTIRLVRFNEAHDADGKLQWYFFPEQCRHCIEPPCKYIGNMYSNNGIVQDPETGAVVMNSRTAGIGDKVTSEELCPYNVPRMDEKSGEWFKCDMCLDRVQAGRLPACVQSCPTGTMNFGNREDMLALAKKRLAEVQKTNPDAYLADPEYVRVIYLCTAAPESYNGNLLASVDGRKLMKNAPAKDGIGRRSLLAGRFTPGTKA comes from the coding sequence ATGACTGGCAAAAGCTTTTTCGTTGATTTGTCCCTTTGCACCGCATGCCGCGGGTGCCAGGTCGCCTGCAAGCAGTGGAAGAACCTCCCTGCCGAGAAGACCCGCAACGTCGGTTCCCATCAGAATCCGCAGGATCTGTCCTTCCACACCATCCGTCTGGTCCGCTTCAACGAAGCGCACGACGCCGATGGCAAGCTGCAGTGGTACTTCTTCCCGGAACAGTGCCGTCACTGTATCGAGCCGCCCTGCAAGTACATAGGCAATATGTACAGCAACAACGGCATCGTACAGGACCCCGAAACCGGTGCGGTCGTCATGAACAGCCGTACGGCCGGGATCGGCGACAAGGTTACCAGTGAGGAACTGTGCCCGTACAACGTGCCACGCATGGATGAGAAAAGCGGAGAATGGTTCAAGTGCGACATGTGTCTGGATCGCGTGCAGGCCGGGCGTCTTCCGGCCTGTGTCCAGAGCTGTCCCACCGGGACCATGAACTTCGGCAACCGCGAGGATATGCTCGCTCTGGCGAAAAAACGGCTGGCGGAAGTGCAGAAGACCAACCCGGACGCGTACCTGGCTGACCCCGAGTACGTGCGGGTCATCTACCTCTGCACCGCTGCGCCGGAGAGCTATAACGGCAACCTGCTCGCATCGGTGGACGGCCGCAAGCTGATGAAGAATGCCCCCGCCAAGGACGGCATCGGCCGCCGCAGCCTGCTCGCCGGTCGCTTCACCCCCGGCACCAAAGCGTAG
- a CDS encoding glycosyltransferase family 1 protein: MKLALDGYVLRFPRTGIVNYGFAIAQWYLERLGRENFRILVGDRNVTADEIRTFLDAGDVVPIFEDHRSTLLERIRQKFSGNAFLKYMPGLGSAVNDATRGCDVYHCTDWFFEPSRHAKINAITMFDLTTTLFPQYHEELNITKERMKLRRAADYDFVFCISSATRDDLLRHSAVKPERAIVNYIDTDPIFNQFPYVSRDDLLKKFKVPDGHRYILSVSTIEPRKNFIGVLEAFKRFLEINPDAPYVLLCVGMWGWCNDDLNEYLRQYEFADRLIFTGFVDLEDLPSLYHHADCFMYLSFYEGFGLPILEAMKSHCPVICSNTSSMPEVVGDAGIQVTPDDAQETAEAIASIVSSPAKAEEMRSAGFARSAKFSWNNHVDVLMQTYENAL, from the coding sequence GTGAAGCTGGCTCTGGATGGATATGTATTGAGATTCCCGCGGACGGGAATAGTCAATTATGGTTTTGCTATCGCCCAGTGGTATCTGGAGCGGTTGGGACGTGAAAATTTCCGTATTCTTGTTGGAGACCGCAACGTCACTGCCGATGAGATCCGCACGTTTCTTGATGCCGGTGATGTGGTGCCAATATTTGAGGATCACCGAAGCACCTTGCTTGAGAGAATTCGGCAAAAATTTTCAGGTAACGCATTCCTGAAATATATGCCTGGCCTTGGCTCGGCTGTGAATGACGCAACCCGGGGATGTGACGTCTATCACTGTACGGATTGGTTCTTTGAACCCTCCCGTCACGCCAAGATCAACGCGATCACCATGTTCGACCTGACCACGACCCTGTTCCCGCAATACCATGAAGAACTCAACATCACGAAGGAACGCATGAAGTTGAGGCGGGCTGCTGATTACGATTTCGTGTTCTGCATCTCCTCCGCGACTCGTGACGACCTGCTTCGTCATTCAGCGGTCAAACCCGAACGTGCCATCGTCAACTATATTGATACGGATCCGATTTTCAACCAATTCCCCTATGTCTCTCGTGATGATCTCCTCAAGAAGTTCAAGGTCCCGGATGGGCATCGCTACATTTTAAGCGTGTCCACGATTGAACCTCGTAAGAATTTTATCGGTGTTCTTGAAGCGTTCAAAAGATTTCTCGAGATCAACCCTGATGCTCCCTACGTGTTGCTCTGCGTTGGAATGTGGGGGTGGTGTAACGACGACTTGAATGAATACTTGCGGCAATACGAATTTGCTGATCGCCTGATCTTTACGGGCTTTGTCGATTTGGAGGACCTGCCGTCGCTGTATCACCATGCGGATTGTTTCATGTATCTCTCGTTTTATGAAGGGTTTGGATTGCCCATCCTCGAAGCAATGAAATCGCATTGTCCGGTCATCTGTTCCAATACGTCTTCCATGCCTGAGGTTGTTGGAGATGCCGGTATCCAAGTTACACCAGACGATGCACAAGAGACGGCGGAGGCAATAGCTTCCATTGTCTCCTCCCCAGCCAAGGCGGAGGAGATGCGTTCAGCTGGTTTCGCCCGCAGTGCGAAGTTTTCTTGGAACAATCATGTCGATGTATTAATGCAGACATATGAAAATGCCTTGTGA
- the fdnG gene encoding formate dehydrogenase-N subunit alpha codes for MKLNRRDFVKLSSVTALGVAFAGLGAGCQKTAIAKIAQMKPEWSKETTSVCAYCSVGCGLVVTTSLKTKRAINVEGNPDHPINEGSLCAKGASSIQMTENDLRNGKCLYRAPYSGEWEEKSWDWCKKRIARLAKESRDKSFQMKNDKGQVVNRNMGVASLGSAALDNEECYAMHAFMRAQGIVYLEHQARIUHSATVAALGESFGRGAMTNHWNDIQNSDCILIMGSNAAENHPISFKWALKAQANGGKIIHVDPRYTRTSARSDKYYALRSGSDIAVLGGMIKYIIENKRYFLEYMRDYTNASFIVGKDYGFKDGLFAGFNKETTSYDKSKWAFEYDENGIPKKDMSLEHPRCVFQIVKKHYERYNLDNVSRMSGISPEDLTEFYDMYSATGTAKKAGTIMYAMGWTQHSVGVQNIRAMAMIQLMLGNIGIAGGGVNALRGECNVQGSTDYALLYHILPGYIATPLAGLDTLDQYNKKFAPVTKDPESANWWQNYPKYSASLLKAMYSDDDPKDSYSYLPKLENHKASEYSWIPLIDRMYKGGFTGAWIWGMNPACSSSDAEKTRKAISQLDWMVNVNVFDCETSSFWKGPGMDPSKVKTETFFIPCATAIEKEGSVSNSGRWMQWRYAGPEPKGGALTDGHYFHELWEEMVSLYEKEGGAYPEPITRLSFENMCEKNEHGHMEFSAQQTARLINGWFTRDIEIKGKLYKKGQQVPSFAFLQDDGSTTSGNWLYCNSVSDTENKAERHDATQTPLQAKIGLFPNWTWCWPVNRRILYNRASVDQQGKPWNPERTVIEWNGKKWEGDVPDGGWAPGTKHPFIMRKHGFGQLFGPGRADGPLPEYYEPLECPVKAHPFSSTLHNPTAVQIEGEEKAVCDPRYPFVGTTYRLTEHWQTGSMTRWCDWLVEAEPQMFVEISPQLAELRGIKNGEKVTIESVRGSLWAIAMVTERIQPFKVDGNDIHMVGMPWHYGWVMPVDGGDSANIVTPNVGDPNTGIPEYKAFMVNLRKWKEGDK; via the coding sequence ATGAAACTGAATCGTCGTGATTTTGTTAAGCTGTCTTCAGTAACCGCCCTTGGCGTGGCATTTGCGGGCCTCGGCGCGGGATGCCAGAAAACAGCGATCGCAAAAATAGCTCAAATGAAGCCGGAATGGAGCAAGGAAACCACCTCTGTCTGTGCTTATTGTTCCGTCGGTTGCGGATTGGTGGTCACTACTTCTCTGAAGACCAAAAGAGCCATCAACGTGGAAGGCAACCCCGACCACCCCATCAATGAAGGTTCCCTCTGTGCAAAGGGCGCTAGCTCTATCCAGATGACCGAAAACGACCTGCGGAACGGCAAGTGCCTGTACCGCGCCCCCTACTCCGGCGAGTGGGAAGAAAAGAGCTGGGACTGGTGCAAAAAACGCATCGCCAGGCTTGCCAAGGAATCCCGCGACAAATCCTTCCAGATGAAGAACGACAAGGGTCAGGTAGTCAACCGTAACATGGGTGTTGCCTCTCTCGGCTCTGCCGCGCTGGACAACGAAGAATGTTACGCAATGCACGCTTTCATGCGCGCCCAGGGTATAGTCTACCTCGAACATCAGGCCCGTATCTGACACAGCGCAACTGTTGCGGCTCTGGGAGAGTCGTTCGGACGCGGTGCGATGACCAACCACTGGAATGATATTCAGAACAGTGATTGTATTTTAATCATGGGCAGCAATGCTGCCGAAAACCATCCCATTTCCTTCAAATGGGCATTGAAAGCGCAGGCCAACGGCGGAAAGATCATCCATGTCGATCCGCGCTACACCCGTACGTCCGCTCGTTCGGACAAGTACTATGCGCTCCGTTCGGGATCCGATATCGCCGTACTCGGCGGTATGATCAAATACATCATCGAAAACAAGCGGTACTTCCTCGAATACATGCGTGATTACACCAACGCGTCTTTCATCGTTGGCAAGGATTACGGATTCAAGGACGGCCTCTTCGCCGGTTTCAACAAGGAAACCACCTCCTATGACAAGTCCAAATGGGCGTTCGAGTATGACGAGAACGGCATCCCCAAGAAGGACATGTCCCTGGAACATCCTCGGTGTGTTTTCCAGATCGTCAAGAAGCACTACGAGCGGTACAATCTGGACAACGTCTCCAGGATGTCGGGTATCTCGCCCGAAGACCTGACGGAGTTCTATGATATGTACTCCGCCACCGGCACCGCCAAGAAGGCCGGTACCATCATGTACGCCATGGGCTGGACCCAGCACTCCGTCGGTGTGCAGAACATCCGCGCCATGGCCATGATCCAGCTCATGCTGGGCAACATCGGTATCGCCGGCGGCGGCGTCAACGCGCTGCGCGGCGAGTGCAACGTGCAGGGCTCCACAGACTACGCCCTGCTCTATCACATCCTGCCGGGCTACATCGCGACTCCCCTTGCCGGACTGGACACTCTGGACCAGTACAACAAGAAGTTCGCGCCGGTTACCAAGGACCCCGAGAGCGCCAACTGGTGGCAGAACTATCCCAAGTATTCCGCCAGCCTGCTCAAGGCCATGTACTCCGACGACGATCCGAAGGATTCGTACAGCTACCTGCCGAAGCTGGAAAACCACAAGGCGAGTGAATACTCCTGGATTCCGCTCATCGACCGCATGTACAAAGGCGGATTCACCGGTGCGTGGATATGGGGCATGAACCCGGCTTGTTCCAGCTCCGATGCGGAAAAGACCCGCAAGGCCATCTCCCAGCTCGACTGGATGGTGAACGTCAACGTCTTTGACTGCGAAACCTCCAGCTTCTGGAAAGGCCCGGGCATGGACCCGTCCAAGGTGAAGACGGAAACGTTCTTCATTCCTTGCGCCACGGCAATTGAAAAGGAAGGCTCGGTCTCCAACTCCGGCCGCTGGATGCAGTGGCGCTATGCTGGACCCGAACCCAAGGGCGGTGCGCTCACCGACGGCCACTACTTCCACGAACTGTGGGAGGAGATGGTCAGCCTTTACGAAAAGGAAGGCGGCGCCTACCCCGAACCGATCACCCGCCTGAGCTTCGAGAACATGTGCGAAAAGAACGAACATGGACACATGGAGTTCAGCGCGCAGCAGACCGCAAGGCTCATCAACGGTTGGTTCACCCGTGATATCGAGATCAAGGGCAAGCTGTACAAGAAGGGACAACAGGTCCCCAGCTTCGCCTTCCTCCAGGACGACGGCTCCACCACCTCCGGCAACTGGCTCTACTGCAACTCGGTGAGCGACACGGAGAACAAGGCCGAACGCCACGACGCCACCCAGACCCCGCTGCAGGCCAAGATCGGCCTGTTCCCGAACTGGACCTGGTGCTGGCCGGTCAACCGCCGGATCCTGTACAACCGGGCGTCCGTCGATCAGCAGGGCAAGCCCTGGAACCCCGAACGGACCGTTATCGAATGGAACGGCAAGAAGTGGGAAGGCGACGTGCCCGACGGTGGCTGGGCCCCCGGCACCAAGCATCCCTTCATCATGCGCAAGCACGGCTTCGGCCAGCTCTTTGGCCCCGGCCGCGCCGACGGTCCTCTTCCGGAGTACTACGAGCCTCTGGAATGTCCCGTCAAAGCGCACCCGTTCTCCAGCACGCTGCACAACCCCACCGCTGTTCAGATCGAGGGTGAGGAGAAGGCCGTCTGCGATCCGCGCTACCCGTTCGTGGGCACCACCTACCGCCTGACCGAGCACTGGCAGACCGGGTCCATGACCCGCTGGTGCGACTGGCTGGTGGAGGCGGAGCCGCAGATGTTCGTCGAAATCAGCCCGCAATTGGCTGAACTTCGCGGCATCAAGAACGGCGAGAAAGTCACCATCGAGAGCGTCCGCGGTTCCCTGTGGGCCATCGCGATGGTCACCGAACGCATCCAACCGTTCAAGGTCGACGGCAACGACATTCACATGGTCGGTATGCCGTGGCACTACGGCTGGGTCATGCCCGTGGACGGCGGCGACTCCGCAAACATTGTAACACCCAACGTCGGCGACCCGAACACCGGTATTCCCGAATACAAGGCGTTCATGGTCAACTTGCGCAAGTGGAAAGAGGGGGATAAATAA
- the rfbF gene encoding glucose-1-phosphate cytidylyltransferase → MKVVILAGGKGTRISEESLLKPKPMVEIGGIPILVHIMRYFSSFGHNEFIVCAGYKGNMIKDFFNNYYTYMTDATFDLRNNHVTWHQGSCTVDPWTVTVANTGEESMTGGRLKRIRKYLDDAPFFMTYGDGLADVDLHALEAAYKQSGLLSAVTAVQPPGRFGRFAISDNQITGFIEKPAGDGDWINGGYFILDPKVLDRVDGDACVWEEGPMTSLANEGQLLPFFHDGFWQPMDTLRDKMLLERIWESGEVPWDRSDC, encoded by the coding sequence ATGAAAGTGGTCATTCTTGCAGGGGGCAAAGGGACTCGGATCAGTGAAGAGAGTCTTTTGAAGCCCAAGCCGATGGTCGAGATCGGCGGTATCCCCATTCTTGTTCATATCATGCGCTACTTTTCGTCCTTCGGGCATAATGAATTTATTGTCTGCGCAGGGTATAAGGGGAACATGATTAAGGACTTTTTCAATAACTATTACACCTACATGACTGATGCCACATTTGATCTGAGAAATAATCATGTGACATGGCATCAGGGCTCGTGCACCGTGGATCCGTGGACGGTTACGGTTGCCAATACCGGTGAGGAAAGCATGACCGGAGGGCGGCTGAAGCGTATCCGGAAGTACCTTGACGACGCTCCCTTCTTCATGACGTATGGTGACGGGCTGGCCGACGTCGATTTGCATGCGCTGGAGGCGGCCTACAAGCAAAGCGGTCTGCTGTCGGCGGTGACAGCTGTTCAGCCTCCCGGGCGTTTCGGGCGTTTTGCGATTTCGGACAACCAGATAACCGGCTTTATTGAAAAGCCGGCCGGTGATGGTGACTGGATCAATGGTGGCTATTTCATTCTAGATCCCAAGGTGCTGGATCGGGTCGACGGAGATGCCTGCGTCTGGGAGGAGGGCCCTATGACCAGCCTTGCCAACGAAGGCCAGTTGCTGCCGTTTTTTCATGACGGCTTTTGGCAGCCGATGGACACCCTTCGCGATAAAATGTTGTTGGAAAGAATATGGGAATCCGGAGAGGTGCCATGGGATCGCAGCGACTGTTAG
- a CDS encoding glycosyltransferase: MLHIPVQILANNHEFNRYILDCVQSLKSQLGVGTKYCLTINVVTYEPVSKQLSERLCQLAEEHVAVNHIRIERSCGYGEKQNLIWTEYTKRLQTPFDAFLTINPDIILMPDVIDKLYETFASGDDVNIVEARQFPIENPPRVFDTETLEVNWCSGACILISASFFERCGGFDEAIFLYCEDVDLSWRAWLDGGRCLYRYDAVVAHMTQGLFEKRYNPNSVAAHEENMALSYLILAWKYFSTDEQDFAEKMDFFRDNQWLTERTKENAIERLEALKPRLTRYAETHPRIEIRNFGVYSGMRSDLI, translated from the coding sequence ATGCTCCATATTCCTGTGCAGATACTTGCAAACAACCACGAGTTTAATCGTTATATTCTGGATTGTGTACAATCCCTGAAGAGTCAGCTTGGTGTCGGAACAAAGTATTGTTTGACCATCAATGTGGTGACATACGAGCCGGTATCAAAACAACTCAGCGAGAGGCTTTGCCAACTTGCTGAAGAGCATGTTGCCGTGAATCATATCCGGATCGAGCGTTCCTGCGGATATGGGGAAAAACAAAATCTGATTTGGACTGAGTACACGAAGAGGCTGCAGACTCCGTTCGACGCATTCCTTACGATTAATCCGGACATCATCCTCATGCCTGACGTGATCGACAAGCTTTATGAAACCTTTGCCTCAGGCGACGACGTCAATATAGTCGAGGCACGCCAGTTTCCGATTGAAAACCCTCCACGTGTTTTTGATACTGAAACGCTGGAGGTCAACTGGTGCAGCGGGGCATGCATTTTAATCTCGGCCTCCTTCTTCGAACGTTGCGGCGGGTTTGACGAAGCAATCTTTCTCTACTGCGAGGATGTCGACCTGAGCTGGCGGGCGTGGCTGGATGGAGGACGGTGTCTGTATAGATATGACGCTGTCGTTGCTCACATGACGCAAGGGTTGTTCGAGAAGCGGTATAACCCCAACTCGGTTGCGGCACATGAGGAAAACATGGCGCTGAGCTATTTGATACTGGCATGGAAGTACTTCTCAACCGATGAACAGGATTTTGCTGAAAAAATGGATTTCTTCCGGGATAATCAATGGCTGACCGAACGGACGAAAGAGAACGCCATTGAAAGGCTCGAAGCATTGAAGCCCCGGCTTACACGCTATGCAGAAACGCATCCCCGGATAGAGATACGTAATTTCGGCGTGTATTCCGGAATGCGCTCTGATCTGATTTGA